In a single window of the Biomphalaria glabrata chromosome 13, xgBioGlab47.1, whole genome shotgun sequence genome:
- the LOC129922396 gene encoding protein PF3D7_1417600-like, with protein MIQQKYVNDSTECNDSTEYVNDATECIDSTEYVNDSTECNDSTEYINDSTKCNDSTEYINDSTKCNDSTEYINDSTKCNDSTEYINDSTKCNDSTEYVNDATECNDSTEYVNDSTKYNDSTEYVNDSTECNDSTEYVNDSTECIDSTEYINDSTKCNDSTEYINDSTKCNDSTEYINDSTKCNDSTEYINDSTKCNDSTEYINDSTKCNDSTEYINDSTKCNDSTEYVNDSTKCNDSTEYINDSTKCNDSTEYINDSTKCNDSTEYINDSTKCNDSTEYVNDATKCNDSTEYVNDATKCNDSTEYVNDATKCNDSTEYVNDATEFNNFHERNNPTF; from the exons ATGATTCAACAGA AGTATGTAAATGATTCCACTGAATGTAATGATTCAACAGAGTATGTAAATGATGCCACTGAATGTATTGATTCAACAGAGTATGTAAATGATTCCACTGAATGTAATGATTCAACAGAGTATATAAATGATTCCACTAAATGTAATGATTCAACAGAGTATATAAATGATTCCACTAAATGCAATGATTCAACAGAGTATATAAATGATTCCACTAAATGTAATGATTCAACAGAGTATATAAATGATTCCACTAAATGTAATGATTCAACAGAGTATGTAAATGATGCCACTGAATGTAATGATTCAACAGAGTATGTAAATGATTCCACTAAATATAATGATTCAACAGAGTATGTAAATGATTCCACTGAATGTAATGATTCAACAGAGTATGTAAATGATTCCACTGAATGTATTGATTCAACAGAGTATATAAATGATTCCACTAAATGTAATGATTCAACAGAGTATATAAATGATTCCACTAAATGTAATGATTCAACAGAGTATATAAATGATTCCACTAAATGTAATGATTCAACAGAGTATATAAATGATTCCACTAAATGTAATGATTCAACAGAGTATATAAATGATTCCACTAAATGTAATGATTCAACAGAGTATATAAATGATTCCACTAAATGTAATGATTCAACAGAGTATGTAAATGATTCCACTAAATGTAATGATTCAACAGAGTATATAAATGATTCCACTAAATGTAATGATTCAACAGAGTATATAAATGATTCCACTAAATGTAATGATTCAACAGAGTATATAAATGATTCCACTAAATGTAATGATTCAACAGAGTATGTAAATGATGCCACTAAATGTAATGATTCAACAGAGTATGTAAATGATGCCACTAAATGTAATGATTCAACAGAGTATGTAAATGATGCCACTAAATGTAATGATTCAACAGAGTATGTAAATGATGCCACtgaatttaataatttccaTGAACGTAATAATCCcactttttaa